In Apium graveolens cultivar Ventura chromosome 10, ASM990537v1, whole genome shotgun sequence, the following are encoded in one genomic region:
- the LOC141693045 gene encoding uncharacterized protein LOC141693045 yields the protein MSIHHLSLPPQNLSISSSTYLSGHTLLTLLPKFSHLSLTSTTKPSTLIRMGGGPRTFPGGVNKWQWKRMQAKKAKQLLKARLARERQIYEMRKRAELKAAVSELERPWEVVEKAPKLFSARADEQVQVLADRFQKPGGFDLWSEEDGPELFKTVDGFPSARFFPKGVVHSIRPYGRVNDQIDDFGGLESEKGVKVGSFDEIGGLRGEKGGKVGSFDEFGGLRGEMGVKIGSFDEFGGLGSGNGVKIGSFDEYVGKRNVSNEGRGGEGSKGRVRKKRHGRSMRGLNSSEMNDGESNGRAQVGMKDGSFSRGMSLREVEGGNSRVRDMNWGDRNNGLDSRRVRLDRGNSGRLQVVKKDGSFSQGMRLREVEGGNSGVSDIGLRDTNNGLDSKRVGLDRENSRRSRVVKKGGSFSKGMRSREVKGANSEVYDMDLQRDGSYWFKEENE from the coding sequence ATGTCAATCCACCATCTCTCTCTCCCACCTCAAAACCTCTCAATTTCATCATCTACTTATCTTTCAGGCCATACACTCCTTACCCTACTTCCCAAATTTTCCCATCTCTCTCTCACTTCCACCACAAAACCCTCAACCCTAATTAGAATGGGAGGTGGGCCCAGAACATTTCCAGGTGGGGTCAACAAATGGCAATGGAAAAGAATGCAAGCCAAGAAAGCCAAACAGCTCCTTAAGGCAAGGTTAGCTAGAGAGAGACAAATTTATGAAATGAGGAAAAGGGCTGAGTTGAAAGCTGCTGTTTCGGAACTCGAAAGACCTTGGGAAGTTGTTGAGAAAGCACCTAAGTTGTTTTCAGCTAGAGCTGATGAACAAGTTCAGGTTTTAGCTGATAGGTTTCAGAAGCCTGGTGGGTTTGATTTGTGGTCTGAGGAAGATGGGCCTGAATTGTTTAAGACTGTTGATGGGTTTCCCTCTGCGCGATTTTTCCCGAAAGGGGTTGTTCATAGTATTAGGCCTTATGGGAGAGTTAATGATCAAATTGATGATTTTGGGGGTTTAGAGAGTGAAAAGGGGGTAAAGGTTGGATCTTTTGATGAAATTGGGGGTTTACGGGGTGAAAAGGGGGGAAAGGTTGGATCTTTCGATGAATTTGGGGGTTTAAGGGGTGAAATGGGGGTGAAGATTGGATCTTTTGATGAATTTGGGGGTTTAGGGAGTGGAAACGGGGTAAAGATTGGATCTTTTGATGAGTATGTCGGAAAGCGGAATGTGTCCAATGAGGGGAGAGGTGGGGAAGGGAGTAAGGGGAGAGTGAGAAAGAAGAGGCATGGGAGAAGTATGAGAGGACTGAATTCGAGTGAAATGAATGATGGGGAGAGTAATGGGAGGGCGCAGGTAGGGATGAAAGATGGATCATTTAGTAGGGGGATGAGTTTGCGGGAAGTGGAAGGTGGAAATTCGAGAGTCCGTGATATGAATTGGGGGGATAGGAATAATGGGTTGGATTCGAGAAGAGTTCGTTTGGATAGGGGGAATAGTGGGAGATTGCAGGTGGTGAAAAAAGATGGTTCATTTAGTCAAGGAATGCGTTTGAGGGAAGTGGAAGGTGGAAATTCAGGAGTTAGTGATATTGGTTTGAGAGATACGAATAATGGGTTGGATTCGAAAAGAGTTGGTTTGGATAGGGAAAATAGTAGGAGATCGCGGGTAGTGAAGAAAGGTGGATCATTTAGTAAGGGAATGCGCTCACGGGAAGTAAAAGGTGCAAATTCGGAGGTTTATGATATGGATTTGCAGCGTGATGGTAGTTACTGGTTTAAAGAAGAAAACGAGTGA